The proteins below are encoded in one region of Natranaerovirga hydrolytica:
- a CDS encoding pentapeptide repeat-containing protein, which yields MKMKKPNIPIDIEFEKDFLGLVEIAQTEEMDIDKKHIKDVFISDHNMSGLGFSNIVFENCRVMNCAMEKTSFVDVIFKNCDFSNSNFTSSYFNRCEITSSKWMGANFTNSVIKHTAIQSSNYQYANYNQSTFTDVNMFESDMSYASLTACLFKNLELNNMRFINTNFFKTPLKNMDFSESHLEGIIVSDTNAELKGARVNIYQAVDLAKLLGVIVK from the coding sequence ATGAAGATGAAAAAACCTAACATACCAATCGATATTGAGTTTGAAAAAGACTTCTTAGGGCTAGTAGAAATAGCACAGACTGAAGAGATGGATATAGACAAAAAGCATATAAAAGATGTGTTCATTTCGGATCACAATATGTCCGGTCTTGGTTTTTCCAATATTGTATTTGAGAATTGCAGAGTTATGAATTGTGCAATGGAAAAAACAAGTTTTGTAGATGTGATATTTAAAAACTGTGATTTCTCTAATAGTAACTTTACCAGCAGTTATTTTAATCGTTGTGAGATCACATCAAGCAAATGGATGGGGGCTAATTTTACCAATAGTGTTATTAAACATACGGCTATTCAAAGTTCCAATTACCAATATGCCAATTACAATCAATCAACGTTTACAGATGTCAATATGTTTGAAAGTGATATGAGCTATGCCAGCTTAACGGCATGTCTATTTAAAAACCTTGAGTTAAACAATATGCGTTTTATTAACACTAACTTTTTTAAAACACCACTTAAAAACATGGATTTCTCAGAAAGTCACTTAGAAGGCATAATCGTATCTGACACAAATGCAGAATTAAAAGGCGCTAGGGTAAACATATACCAAGCAGTTGACTTAGCAAAATTATTAGGTGTCATTGTAAAATAA
- a CDS encoding ArsR/SmtB family transcription factor, with the protein MKKKKIILGTDRPGEFIMSLVRIASVNGKEWTSEDEVKAFAEEYGIELDKDIQRFIQTVQSALDEKHKTLLDKYFAQSPFAIGLALIEDYQSVESFISKIKNLTHTELAYYLLVTWSEVHFGKEELESIMNKKNMISWVENNFSVSEKGKWQIMKIIYCPEEVKEELVEFFTYYYETFYKAIEEEIMIKLEQHIQSHKETLEKAFLQDYMDMLSVEGQESFWSSEEAVEVLVSYFIEIGSAYSSGGEGFVIGYRFNELVDKVFNREQELLKYTTLFKVLSDETRLKVLLQINEGSKYLAELAEIMESSTPAIKYHLNKLFLAGLIEVEHTDSRIYYQVKKEKFDQFTKDVQKVFLS; encoded by the coding sequence ATGAAAAAGAAAAAAATTATATTGGGAACAGATAGACCTGGAGAATTTATAATGAGTTTGGTACGAATTGCATCGGTGAACGGTAAGGAATGGACATCAGAAGATGAAGTCAAAGCATTCGCTGAAGAATATGGTATTGAATTAGATAAAGACATTCAGAGATTTATACAAACAGTACAAAGTGCATTAGATGAAAAGCATAAGACTTTGTTAGATAAATATTTTGCCCAGTCACCATTTGCCATTGGGTTAGCCTTAATAGAAGATTACCAGTCTGTAGAAAGCTTCATATCAAAAATTAAAAATCTAACCCATACAGAGTTGGCTTATTATCTGTTAGTTACTTGGTCAGAGGTGCATTTTGGAAAAGAAGAATTAGAAAGTATTATGAATAAAAAAAATATGATCAGTTGGGTTGAGAATAATTTTTCAGTATCAGAAAAAGGAAAATGGCAAATTATGAAAATCATATACTGCCCAGAAGAAGTGAAGGAAGAATTGGTTGAATTCTTTACGTATTATTATGAGACATTTTATAAAGCAATAGAAGAAGAAATAATGATTAAATTAGAACAACATATTCAAAGTCATAAAGAAACATTAGAGAAAGCTTTTTTACAAGATTATATGGATATGCTTTCTGTTGAAGGTCAAGAAAGTTTTTGGTCTTCAGAAGAAGCTGTAGAAGTTTTAGTAAGTTATTTTATTGAAATAGGCAGCGCTTACTCCAGTGGAGGCGAAGGTTTTGTAATTGGTTATCGTTTTAATGAACTTGTTGATAAAGTATTCAATAGAGAACAAGAACTTCTTAAATACACAACATTGTTTAAGGTATTATCTGATGAGACACGATTAAAAGTATTGTTACAGATCAATGAAGGGTCTAAATATCTGGCCGAATTAGCAGAGATTATGGAGAGTAGCACACCTGCTATTAAATATCATTTAAACAAACTGTTTTTGGCAGGGTTAATAGAAGTAGAGCACACAGACAGTCGAATCTATTATCAAGTTAAAAAGGAAAAGTTTGATCAATTTACTAAAGATGTACAAAAAGTATTT